In Planctomycetaceae bacterium, the following are encoded in one genomic region:
- a CDS encoding DUF6800 family protein codes for MGRVERNREIARRRKRRVQIGKMRKRYAAATSEGEKAEILAKARRMTPFIELEQPAAN; via the coding sequence ATGGGACGAGTTGAACGAAATCGGGAAATCGCGCGTCGGCGGAAACGGCGGGTCCAGATCGGAAAGATGCGCAAGCGATATGCCGCCGCGACGTCGGAAGGCGAAAAGGCCGAAATTCTGGCCAAAGCGCGGCGCATGACACCGTTCATTGAGCTGGAACAGCCAGCCGCGAACTAG
- a CDS encoding DUF1501 domain-containing protein, with product MSTNSCQHRSPTGRRDFIRDAFAGFGGLALTSMLHNETVRAGDDIASGTKTSHAPAKAKSVIFLFMAGGPSQVETFDPKPLLNTLHGQPRPAEFGEAKYQFIQTDARLLGTKRRFRKCGDSGIEVSDLFPHLGKCMDDIAVLRSCYGDQVVHSAAQYELFSGRTVPGFPSMGSWTLYGLGSESDSLPSYVVMPDPKGALEAGQPMYMNGFLPAAHQPTMFRPGDRPVLNLDLPAGVDASQRRRTLKLVRDLNEATLLPGDDELEARLKSYDLAFRMQSQAPEVFDLSRETQETLELYGVGREPTDDYGRRCLLARRLVESGVRFVCVVSGGGPGNLQWDAHKDIEENHLRKAAETDQPVAGMLTDLKRRGLLDETLVLWGGEFGRSPEAQGGTGRDHHNLGFTMLMAGGGIRGGHVVGATDEIGLRAVESPHHFRDIHATILNQLGLDQHRLTYRHLGRDERLTFLEGQVIDEIV from the coding sequence ATGTCGACTAACTCCTGCCAACACCGTTCGCCAACGGGTCGTCGAGACTTTATCCGCGACGCATTTGCGGGATTCGGCGGCCTGGCACTGACATCGATGCTGCACAACGAAACCGTCCGCGCCGGTGACGACATCGCTTCCGGAACAAAGACATCGCACGCACCGGCAAAGGCAAAAAGCGTGATCTTTCTGTTCATGGCCGGTGGACCCAGCCAGGTGGAGACCTTTGACCCGAAACCGCTGCTGAATACGCTTCACGGTCAGCCGCGGCCTGCGGAATTCGGTGAGGCGAAGTATCAGTTCATTCAGACCGACGCCCGGCTGCTGGGAACGAAACGTCGCTTTCGAAAATGCGGTGACAGCGGAATTGAAGTTTCCGATCTGTTTCCGCATCTCGGCAAGTGCATGGATGACATCGCCGTGCTGCGGTCGTGCTACGGTGATCAGGTCGTCCATTCGGCGGCGCAGTACGAATTGTTCTCCGGCCGCACGGTTCCCGGATTTCCCAGCATGGGGTCGTGGACTTTGTATGGTCTGGGATCGGAGAGCGATTCGCTGCCGTCATACGTTGTTATGCCCGATCCCAAAGGCGCTCTGGAGGCCGGGCAGCCGATGTACATGAACGGCTTTCTGCCGGCCGCCCATCAGCCGACGATGTTTCGTCCCGGCGATCGTCCCGTGCTGAATCTGGACCTGCCTGCCGGCGTAGATGCGTCTCAGCGCCGCCGGACGCTGAAGCTGGTCCGCGATCTGAATGAAGCGACACTTCTGCCGGGCGATGACGAACTGGAAGCCCGGCTGAAGTCCTACGACCTGGCCTTCCGCATGCAGTCTCAGGCGCCCGAAGTCTTCGATCTGAGCCGCGAGACACAGGAGACGCTGGAACTTTACGGCGTCGGCCGGGAACCCACGGACGACTATGGCCGCCGCTGTCTGCTGGCGCGCCGGCTTGTGGAAAGCGGTGTGAGGTTTGTCTGTGTTGTCTCCGGCGGCGGTCCCGGCAATCTGCAGTGGGATGCTCACAAGGACATCGAAGAAAACCATCTTCGTAAAGCCGCCGAAACGGACCAGCCCGTGGCCGGTATGCTGACGGATCTGAAGCGCCGCGGACTGCTGGACGAAACGCTTGTGCTGTGGGGTGGAGAATTCGGTCGGTCACCGGAAGCTCAGGGCGGCACGGGTCGCGATCACCACAATCTGGGCTTCACGATGCTGATGGCCGGCGGCGGAATTCGCGGCGGTCACGTTGTCGGAGCGACCGACGAAATCGGCCTGCGCGCAGTGGAATCGCCGCATCACTTCCGGGACATTCATGCCACGATTCTGAATCAACTGGGGCTGGACCAGCACAGGCTGACGTATCGTCATCTGGGTCGCGACGAACGGCTGACGTTTCTGGAAGGCCAGGTGATCGACGAGATCGTGTGA
- a CDS encoding outer membrane protein assembly factor: protein MPSPRTRQPPKSPSHCGQTLRAILVLACTVIVLAIPAICEELPQRITDVRIEGNETIPASVILQKIQTQPDRDVSSRQIREDKRSLMSTRWFYSVQERFEDTPQGTVLIFKVHERPIVKKVEFIGNEKIKTKQLASWTGLKVGSPFDHMANREAVNRIEQEYREKGHFFVKVELVKGGEPGDREVIFRINEGPKVRVTSRVFSGVGDVVSAARLKTKLQSKSAILGLFGGLYRPETLQQDEYALKQYYNDLGFFDVQVETEPLFSRDRSRVRLHYTVSEGTRYRVREIRVEGNQVLSTAQLQAIREMNEGDYFNALPLSKDVRYMLGLYGERGHYFASVRPVYHFTEQPGIVDLVFDIDEDRKRYIRNFDVAFMNEQSHTKETVILDRMQVEPGDLADPKLIGRGRSRVNGGGLFEGVQVNVIPVDPETDQFLSASDSRTFRGQQPLGGFSYGQPDWTDRFEYNVRYAAYEHAATGGTAARIPYGHSVLSTEPPSNSPTAPRPPTGGHTSGDAHSAPANAAPKRDDEVAAETTDGQVMLLPRNPLPQMLEYQLAQPAALFHQPPEDLLVSNFPPAEDRDDDVIIRGQSPGGSFYGQTPTPRPGDAILQGSPFNNQFQTPPPGWVDINVQAAEGRTGRLMFGFGVNSDAGIVGSFVWDESNFDLFRPPQTFADIIEGRAWRGGGQRFRFEAAPGDIVSRYALQWTDPYFMYTDYSLSVSGFFFNRFYPDWDEERLGGRVAVGRQLTPEWSVAAALRLEDVNLRGVAAGAPAILQQAVGDNFLSTGRLSVTHDTRDAVIMPGTGHYFDAGYEQAFGDFTYPRFEGEFRQYFTLHQRPDGSGRQVLTLAGDVGWSGDDTPVFERFYAGGFQSFRGFAFRGVTPRINNIGIGGNFKALGTVEYRIPLTADDMINFVAFTDVGTVEESASLANFRATAGVGLRVVVPAMGPVPLAFDFAFPIKSQAFDDERIFSFYVGINR from the coding sequence ATGCCTTCGCCGCGAACGCGCCAACCGCCGAAATCGCCATCGCACTGTGGCCAAACGCTGCGCGCGATCCTGGTTCTGGCGTGTACGGTGATCGTTTTGGCCATTCCTGCGATTTGTGAGGAGCTTCCCCAGCGAATCACCGACGTTCGCATCGAAGGAAACGAGACGATCCCGGCGTCGGTGATTCTTCAGAAGATTCAAACTCAGCCGGATCGAGACGTTTCCAGCCGCCAGATTCGCGAAGACAAGCGATCCTTGATGAGCACCCGCTGGTTCTACAGTGTTCAGGAACGCTTCGAGGACACTCCGCAGGGCACTGTGCTGATCTTCAAGGTTCACGAACGACCGATCGTGAAGAAGGTTGAGTTCATTGGCAACGAAAAGATCAAGACCAAACAACTGGCGTCGTGGACGGGGCTCAAGGTCGGCAGCCCGTTTGATCACATGGCCAACCGGGAAGCTGTCAATCGCATCGAACAGGAATACAGGGAAAAGGGCCACTTCTTCGTCAAAGTGGAACTCGTGAAGGGTGGCGAGCCCGGTGACCGCGAAGTGATTTTCAGAATCAATGAAGGACCAAAGGTTCGGGTCACAAGCCGTGTGTTCAGCGGTGTCGGCGATGTCGTTTCCGCCGCACGTCTGAAGACAAAGCTGCAGTCCAAGTCCGCGATCCTGGGCCTGTTCGGCGGACTCTACCGTCCGGAAACACTGCAGCAGGACGAGTACGCTTTGAAGCAGTACTACAACGACCTGGGATTCTTCGACGTCCAGGTCGAAACGGAACCGCTGTTTTCCCGTGATCGGTCCAGAGTCCGGCTGCATTACACAGTCAGCGAAGGCACACGCTACCGCGTTCGTGAAATCCGCGTCGAAGGCAATCAGGTTCTGTCGACGGCACAATTGCAGGCGATCCGGGAAATGAACGAAGGTGACTACTTCAACGCCCTGCCCCTGTCAAAAGATGTGCGGTACATGCTGGGACTGTACGGCGAACGAGGACACTATTTTGCCTCCGTCCGGCCGGTGTATCACTTCACGGAACAGCCGGGCATTGTGGATCTGGTATTTGACATTGACGAAGACCGCAAGCGCTACATCCGCAACTTCGATGTCGCGTTCATGAATGAACAGTCTCACACCAAGGAGACCGTGATTCTGGACCGGATGCAGGTCGAACCCGGAGATCTGGCCGATCCGAAGCTCATCGGCCGCGGACGATCCCGAGTCAATGGCGGAGGCCTGTTTGAAGGTGTGCAGGTCAACGTAATTCCCGTCGATCCGGAAACGGATCAGTTTCTGTCGGCGTCCGATTCACGGACATTTCGCGGCCAGCAACCGCTGGGCGGCTTCTCTTACGGTCAGCCCGACTGGACAGATCGCTTCGAATACAACGTTCGGTATGCCGCCTATGAACATGCCGCAACCGGCGGCACGGCGGCACGGATTCCCTATGGTCACTCCGTCCTGAGCACAGAACCGCCGTCGAACAGCCCGACCGCGCCCCGGCCCCCGACTGGCGGTCACACATCGGGTGACGCACATTCAGCGCCGGCGAATGCCGCTCCGAAGCGGGACGATGAGGTCGCGGCAGAGACAACCGACGGTCAGGTGATGCTGCTGCCGAGAAACCCCTTGCCGCAAATGCTGGAATACCAACTGGCTCAACCGGCCGCTTTGTTTCATCAACCGCCGGAAGACCTGCTGGTTTCGAACTTTCCGCCGGCCGAGGACCGTGATGACGACGTGATCATTCGCGGCCAGAGCCCCGGCGGATCGTTCTACGGACAGACGCCGACGCCTCGTCCGGGCGATGCGATTCTGCAGGGAAGCCCGTTCAACAACCAGTTCCAGACACCGCCCCCCGGCTGGGTCGACATCAATGTTCAGGCGGCGGAGGGACGCACCGGCCGCCTGATGTTCGGCTTCGGAGTCAACAGCGACGCGGGGATCGTTGGATCATTCGTCTGGGACGAAAGCAACTTCGACCTGTTCCGCCCGCCGCAGACGTTTGCCGACATCATCGAAGGCCGGGCCTGGCGGGGCGGCGGCCAACGGTTTCGATTCGAAGCGGCTCCCGGCGACATTGTCAGCCGCTACGCTCTGCAGTGGACCGACCCGTATTTCATGTACACCGATTACAGCCTGAGTGTCAGCGGATTCTTCTTCAACCGGTTCTATCCGGACTGGGATGAAGAACGGCTCGGCGGACGAGTGGCCGTCGGACGCCAACTGACGCCGGAATGGTCGGTGGCTGCGGCACTGCGTCTGGAAGACGTGAACCTGCGCGGCGTCGCGGCGGGAGCACCCGCGATCCTGCAGCAGGCCGTGGGCGACAATTTCCTGTCCACCGGCCGGTTATCCGTGACTCACGATACTCGCGACGCAGTCATCATGCCGGGAACCGGACACTACTTTGATGCGGGCTACGAGCAGGCATTCGGCGACTTTACCTATCCGCGCTTTGAAGGCGAATTTCGCCAGTACTTCACTCTGCACCAGCGACCCGACGGCAGTGGACGACAAGTGCTGACTCTGGCCGGCGACGTCGGCTGGAGCGGCGACGACACACCTGTCTTCGAACGCTTCTACGCCGGCGGATTCCAGTCGTTTCGCGGTTTCGCGTTCCGCGGTGTGACGCCGCGAATCAACAACATCGGGATCGGCGGCAACTTCAAGGCCCTTGGAACGGTTGAGTATCGAATTCCCCTGACGGCTGACGACATGATCAACTTCGTGGCCTTCACCGATGTCGGTACCGTGGAAGAATCCGCCAGCCTGGCCAACTTCCGCGCCACAGCGGGCGTTGGTCTGCGAGTCGTGGTTCCCGCGATGGGGCCCGTTCCGCTGGCCTTCGACTTCGCATTCCCGATCAAGAGCCAGGCGTTTGACGACGAACGAATCTTCAGCTTCTACGTCGGAATCAATCGCTGA
- a CDS encoding PSD1 and planctomycete cytochrome C domain-containing protein, whose product MSLPTSNIHGLVAALLLLAVTATAQGDEQPLTFEQQVAPILDRHCFRCHGSEQREAGLDLRRRFTIVEGGDSGPAIVAGRPEQSLLIQLIDDGAMPPEGEPRLSDEDADVIRQWVHSGAETAGKTEPPLSDAGDFEAGFSEGERNHWAFQPVPEVTPPEVPNTSWVNTPVDAFVLEKLWKHGWQPAPKASKATLIRRVYFDLIGLPPTPQEVAAFENDTSSTAWQDVVDRLLASPHYGEKWAQHWLDVVRFAETEGFEYDRHLPDAWRYRDYVIDSLNDDKPFDQFVTEQIAGDELSTDNLQYQAAAVFHRLGAVRRNAGNPDIALSRNEVLTERTNIIGEAFLGLTVGCARCHNHQLEPITQKDYYRLQAYLAATEEHNIMLIPDTEAQAWNDETIAINKQIKMLREAAELTDGEEKQRLEQQVRSLTATLPPNPPTIPGIRNDFQNRTSIHVLRRGIWEHKGVAVGPRPLSILVSASMPELPADEPLPRTRLAEWITDSEHPLTSRVVVNRLWQHHFGTGLVKTANDLGTHGEPPSHPELLDWLAGTLVKGGWQWKPIHRLIVLSSAYQQASRLPHEADTAARTAVDPENRLLWKFSRRRLSAEELRDAMLAVSGRINLKAGGPSVMPPVDPVLVDLLYNPSQWKVADDPSEHCRRSIYLIAKRNLRLPFMEAFDAPALQTSCPARESSTHAPQALELLNGAFANQTAAAFADRLVRECGDDHAAVVDRAFRLAIGRGPTAAERQLSREFLRDQSIDEFALAILNLNGFAYVD is encoded by the coding sequence ATGTCGCTGCCGACTTCCAACATTCACGGCCTTGTTGCGGCGCTTCTGTTGCTGGCCGTGACCGCAACCGCGCAGGGTGATGAACAGCCGCTGACGTTCGAACAGCAGGTCGCCCCGATTCTGGACCGGCACTGCTTTCGGTGTCACGGAAGCGAACAGCGTGAGGCGGGGCTGGACCTGCGACGCCGGTTCACAATCGTGGAGGGCGGTGACAGCGGCCCGGCTATCGTCGCCGGACGGCCGGAACAGAGCCTGCTGATTCAACTGATCGACGACGGCGCGATGCCACCGGAAGGCGAACCGAGACTCAGTGACGAAGACGCAGACGTCATTCGCCAATGGGTGCACTCCGGCGCGGAGACCGCTGGAAAGACGGAACCGCCGTTGTCCGATGCCGGAGACTTCGAAGCCGGTTTCAGCGAGGGCGAAAGAAATCACTGGGCGTTTCAGCCCGTTCCGGAAGTAACGCCGCCGGAAGTGCCGAACACTTCGTGGGTCAACACGCCGGTTGATGCGTTCGTGCTCGAAAAGCTTTGGAAGCATGGCTGGCAGCCGGCTCCCAAAGCGTCCAAAGCGACGCTGATCCGAAGAGTCTATTTCGATCTGATCGGGCTGCCCCCGACGCCGCAGGAAGTCGCCGCGTTCGAAAACGACACGTCATCCACCGCATGGCAGGACGTTGTGGACCGGCTTCTGGCCAGTCCGCATTACGGCGAAAAGTGGGCTCAGCACTGGCTGGACGTTGTGCGGTTCGCTGAAACCGAAGGCTTTGAGTACGACCGGCATCTTCCCGACGCGTGGCGCTATCGAGACTACGTGATCGATTCGCTGAACGATGACAAGCCGTTTGACCAGTTCGTCACCGAACAAATCGCAGGTGATGAATTATCGACTGACAACCTGCAGTATCAGGCCGCCGCTGTCTTTCATCGCCTTGGGGCAGTCCGCCGCAACGCCGGGAATCCGGACATCGCTCTCAGCCGCAACGAAGTGCTGACGGAACGCACCAACATCATCGGTGAAGCCTTTCTGGGCTTAACCGTCGGCTGCGCGCGGTGTCATAACCACCAGCTGGAACCGATTACTCAGAAGGACTACTACCGACTGCAGGCCTATCTGGCAGCGACGGAAGAGCACAACATCATGCTGATTCCCGACACGGAGGCTCAGGCATGGAACGACGAAACGATCGCGATCAACAAGCAGATCAAGATGCTTCGCGAAGCCGCCGAATTGACTGACGGCGAAGAAAAGCAGCGGCTGGAACAGCAGGTCCGGTCATTGACGGCAACGCTTCCACCGAACCCGCCGACAATTCCCGGTATCCGCAACGACTTTCAGAACCGAACGTCGATTCACGTTCTTCGGCGAGGCATCTGGGAACACAAGGGAGTCGCCGTCGGACCGCGCCCGCTAAGCATTCTGGTTTCCGCGTCGATGCCGGAACTGCCGGCCGACGAGCCGCTGCCCCGAACCCGGCTTGCTGAGTGGATCACGGATTCCGAACACCCGCTGACCTCGCGGGTTGTTGTTAATCGGCTCTGGCAGCATCATTTCGGCACAGGGCTGGTGAAGACCGCCAACGACTTGGGAACGCATGGTGAGCCGCCCAGTCATCCGGAATTGCTCGACTGGCTGGCCGGAACACTGGTGAAGGGCGGCTGGCAATGGAAGCCGATTCACCGGTTGATCGTCCTCAGCAGTGCTTACCAACAGGCCAGCCGGCTGCCGCATGAAGCCGACACGGCGGCGCGCACGGCTGTGGATCCCGAAAACCGGCTGCTGTGGAAGTTCAGTCGCCGCCGATTGTCGGCCGAGGAGCTTCGTGACGCGATGCTGGCTGTTTCCGGGCGGATCAATCTGAAGGCGGGTGGTCCCAGCGTGATGCCGCCGGTTGATCCGGTGCTTGTCGATCTGTTGTACAACCCGTCTCAGTGGAAGGTTGCGGATGATCCGTCGGAGCACTGCCGCCGATCGATTTACCTGATCGCGAAACGCAATCTGCGACTTCCGTTCATGGAGGCCTTCGACGCGCCGGCGCTGCAAACCAGTTGCCCGGCCCGCGAATCCAGCACGCATGCTCCACAGGCTCTGGAGTTGCTGAACGGAGCGTTCGCGAACCAGACAGCCGCCGCGTTTGCAGACCGCCTGGTTCGCGAGTGCGGCGATGACCACGCCGCGGTTGTTGACCGCGCGTTTCGGCTGGCGATCGGTCGCGGGCCGACTGCGGCGGAACGGCAACTGTCGCGGGAATTCCTCCGCGACCAGTCCATTGACGAGTTCGCTCTGGCAATCCTGAATCTGAACGGATTTGCGTATGTCGACTAA